One region of Mucilaginibacter gotjawali genomic DNA includes:
- a CDS encoding HAD family hydrolase: MGTTSIFAAIFDMDGTLIDNTPYHFKSWQALYKKYGKGGLSKETYYTTISGVPVLETIRRVFGEGRDEAQLKDLLNEKEEFYRQLYAPYLAPINGLEHFLNGLKNAGVKMAMGTSATQEDIDFVFNKIPIEGDFDAIINSTMVTRPKPDPQVFLKAAKKLGMPPEKCVVFEDSLAGVKAANSAGMKVVGITTGHTAAELQPVNLVIDNYLALTVQKLAALFE, encoded by the coding sequence TTGGGAACAACTAGTATCTTCGCCGCCATTTTCGACATGGACGGCACCCTGATCGACAATACCCCCTATCATTTTAAATCGTGGCAGGCGCTGTATAAAAAATATGGTAAAGGCGGGTTAAGTAAAGAAACTTACTATACCACTATCAGTGGCGTGCCGGTATTGGAAACTATCCGACGGGTGTTTGGCGAAGGCAGGGATGAAGCGCAGCTAAAAGACTTGTTGAATGAAAAGGAAGAATTTTACAGGCAACTTTATGCGCCTTACCTGGCGCCTATAAATGGGCTGGAGCATTTTCTAAACGGATTGAAAAATGCCGGGGTAAAAATGGCCATGGGTACGTCAGCCACGCAGGAAGATATAGATTTTGTATTCAATAAAATTCCGATAGAAGGGGATTTTGATGCCATCATTAATTCAACCATGGTTACGAGGCCCAAACCCGATCCGCAGGTATTTTTAAAAGCAGCCAAAAAATTAGGAATGCCGCCTGAAAAATGCGTGGTGTTTGAAGATTCATTAGCTGGGGTTAAAGCGGCTAACAGCGCGGGGATGAAAGTTGTAGGGATAACTACAGGGCATACCGCTGCGGAATTACAGCCGGTAAACCTGGTGATCGATAATTATTTGGCGTTGACCGTGCAAAAGCTGGCTGCGTTATTTGAATGA
- a CDS encoding TetR family transcriptional regulator C-terminal domain-containing protein codes for MATIENIQKAYIDFVLTEGEQPKSVYIFAKKNKMQEEEFYSFFSSFDAIEQNIWTGCAVKTIAEIKTQEIWMQYTAREKALSFFYSFFELLKGSRSFVVYSVKKQPKTFSTPQIFRGIKDLFETFCNDIIVEGIETNELSERKFFTNRYKDALWVQLVFVLHFWINDNSTGFEKTDEAIEKGINVTFDLFQRSPIDNLIEYGKFLATHGGVKQSMGFGNN; via the coding sequence ATGGCTACCATAGAAAATATACAGAAAGCCTATATTGATTTTGTGCTGACAGAAGGTGAACAACCAAAATCGGTTTACATATTTGCAAAGAAAAACAAAATGCAGGAGGAAGAATTTTACAGCTTCTTCAGCTCGTTCGACGCTATTGAGCAAAATATATGGACCGGTTGCGCTGTGAAAACCATTGCCGAAATAAAAACGCAGGAAATATGGATGCAATATACTGCCCGAGAAAAAGCATTATCATTTTTTTACAGCTTTTTTGAGTTGCTGAAAGGCAGTCGCAGTTTTGTTGTTTACAGTGTTAAAAAGCAGCCCAAAACATTTTCGACCCCACAGATTTTCCGGGGTATAAAAGACTTGTTTGAAACGTTTTGCAATGATATTATTGTTGAAGGTATAGAGACGAACGAACTTTCGGAGCGTAAGTTCTTCACTAACCGTTACAAAGATGCCCTTTGGGTTCAATTGGTTTTTGTATTGCATTTCTGGATCAATGATAACTCAACGGGTTTTGAAAAAACCGACGAAGCTATTGAAAAAGGCATCAACGTTACGTTTGATCTTTTTCAGCGTTCACCCATTGATAACCTGATTGAATACGGGAAGTTTTTAGCCACCCACGGCGGGGTTAAACAGAGCATGGGATTTGGGAACAACTAG
- a CDS encoding DASH family cryptochrome, with amino-acid sequence MSEKTILVWFRNDLRIHDNEILLEAARKSDKVLPVYCFDPYYFRTNPSGNAKTGSLRARFLLESVADLRKNLQNIGGELVIRIGNPAEILPQLAEEYHINEVYHHREVAHEETDISEEVETALWKLKLNLKHFIGHTLYHKEDLPFPIKDIPDSFAIFKKKIERDSTVRPCIATPTAIQTPFITNAGKLPTLRELGLDEPLDDPRAAGQFSGGESAALNQLEQFFLNGDLFAVGKGARIPSINSFSSKLSPWIALGCISLRHVYWEITKQHQATHSNQYQPILLDLLWRDYFRFMFKKHGQKFIAAKNNSEIIVLNNDNQDDALERWKNGETGVPLIDAVMHELNATGYINNYGRQIVAGYLVHDLKVDWTRGAAYFEEKLVDYSPASNWGNWAFIAGVNDARESRYAIATKPPTDLVTNNDFIDTWLPQVS; translated from the coding sequence ATGAGCGAAAAGACGATATTGGTATGGTTCAGGAATGATTTACGCATCCACGATAATGAGATATTATTAGAAGCGGCACGTAAATCAGACAAGGTATTACCCGTATATTGTTTTGATCCCTATTATTTCCGCACAAATCCTTCAGGCAATGCAAAAACAGGCAGTTTAAGGGCGCGTTTCCTTTTGGAATCAGTTGCAGACCTGCGAAAAAACCTGCAAAATATAGGTGGAGAGCTAGTGATCCGCATCGGTAACCCGGCTGAGATCTTACCTCAACTCGCCGAAGAATACCATATCAATGAGGTTTACCATCACCGGGAAGTGGCCCACGAAGAAACAGACATATCCGAAGAGGTGGAAACAGCTTTATGGAAACTGAAGCTGAATTTAAAGCACTTTATCGGCCATACGCTTTATCATAAAGAGGACCTCCCCTTCCCGATAAAAGACATTCCGGATAGTTTTGCCATTTTTAAAAAGAAGATCGAGCGCGACAGTACCGTTCGCCCCTGCATCGCCACACCAACGGCTATCCAAACGCCCTTCATAACAAATGCAGGCAAATTGCCAACCCTGCGCGAATTGGGGTTGGATGAACCGTTAGATGATCCGCGTGCTGCAGGGCAGTTTTCAGGCGGCGAATCTGCAGCGCTAAACCAACTGGAACAATTTTTTTTAAATGGCGACCTGTTTGCCGTCGGAAAAGGTGCACGTATACCGTCCATCAATTCCTTTTCGTCAAAACTATCACCATGGATAGCTTTGGGCTGCATCTCGCTAAGGCATGTTTATTGGGAGATAACCAAACAACACCAGGCCACGCATTCAAACCAATACCAGCCTATCTTGCTTGACCTTTTGTGGCGTGATTATTTCAGGTTCATGTTTAAAAAACACGGGCAAAAATTCATTGCCGCTAAAAATAATAGCGAAATAATAGTTTTAAATAATGACAACCAGGATGATGCTTTAGAGCGCTGGAAAAATGGCGAAACCGGCGTGCCCCTTATTGACGCCGTTATGCACGAACTTAATGCCACCGGCTATATCAATAACTACGGGCGCCAAATTGTAGCCGGTTACCTGGTGCACGACCTGAAAGTTGACTGGACCAGGGGTGCAGCTTATTTTGAAGAAAAACTGGTTGATTACTCCCCCGCAAGCAACTGGGGTAACTGGGCATTCATCGCGGGAGTCAATGACGCACGCGAAAGCCGCTATGCTATTGCCACAAAACCGCCAACCGACCTGGTAACTAATAACGATTTTATTGACACCTGGCTACCTCAGGTGAGCTAA
- a CDS encoding 2-oxoglutarate dehydrogenase E1 component: MDRLNYINSGNAAYINSLYEAYKQEPESVDFGWQKFFEGFDFGKDTPAAPVATIPAEASDHFFKEINVLNMIDGYRSRGHLFTKTNPVRERRKYFPGKELETFGLSDADLDTVFNAGVQVGLGPATLRDIRQLLEETYCESIGAEYRYIRNPIKIKWFEDRMESKRNTPSYTVEEKKLILNKLNEAVVFENFLGTKFLGQKRFSLEGAEAVIPALDSVIQNGSELGIEEFIIGMAHRGRLNVLTNIMEKPYKEVFSEFEGKNFDEETPFGGDVKYHLGYSTDVVTQGGKKVHLSLCPNPSHLEAVDPVVEGLTRSKIDFKYKGDHSKIAPILIHGDASVAGQGIVYEVLQMEKLDGYRTGGTIHIVINNQIGFTTNYKDARSSTYCTDVAKTVLSPVFHVNGDDVEAMAYVVNLAMEYRQVFHEDVFIDLLCYRRYGHNEADEPKFTQPVLYKAIEAHPNPLEIYKKQLQDEGSIDANYAPELEKNFRALLQKNLDESKSEDRITETVQMFEGVWQGMHIASTREFFAPVETAVPEEELLEIGKKITTLPEGKEFFKKIEKLFDERNKMVTKTHVFDWAMGELLAYGSLLKDGHPVRISGEDVKRGTFSHRHAVLTLVDSEDEYTPLDTIGAEGKFSIFNSLLSEYGVLGFEYGYAMANPNALTIWEAQFGDFFNGAQIIVDQYIASAETKWQRGNGLVMLLPHGYEGQGPEHSSARVERFLELCADSNIQVANCTTPANLFHILRRQMLRDFRKPLIIFTPKSLLRSPKCVSKLEEFTHGKFHELIDDEYADAKKVKRVLLCTGKIYYDLLEKQQADKRKDVAIVRIEQLYPTPLVQILKVKAKYNKANEFIWVQEEPENMGAWPYICRKFHNDKLINLNVISRNEGSSTATGFAKQHAAQQLLIVSKAFEAPPGKQVKAAVKETAAKMATAGAD; encoded by the coding sequence ATGGATCGTCTCAATTATATTAATAGCGGAAACGCTGCCTACATAAATTCATTGTACGAGGCATACAAACAAGAGCCTGAATCTGTAGACTTTGGATGGCAAAAATTTTTCGAAGGATTTGATTTTGGAAAAGATACGCCCGCCGCTCCGGTGGCAACCATACCGGCCGAAGCTTCGGATCACTTTTTCAAAGAAATTAACGTACTCAACATGATAGATGGCTACCGCTCACGCGGCCATCTATTCACCAAAACAAACCCCGTTCGCGAGCGCCGCAAATACTTTCCGGGTAAAGAGCTGGAGACTTTTGGGCTTAGCGATGCTGACCTGGATACTGTTTTTAATGCCGGTGTACAGGTGGGTTTGGGCCCTGCAACCTTACGCGACATCCGCCAGTTGCTTGAAGAAACCTATTGCGAATCAATAGGCGCCGAATACAGGTACATCCGCAACCCGATCAAGATCAAATGGTTTGAGGACCGGATGGAAAGCAAACGCAACACCCCGTCTTATACCGTTGAGGAAAAGAAACTGATCCTGAATAAGCTGAACGAAGCGGTTGTTTTTGAAAACTTTTTGGGCACAAAATTTTTGGGCCAAAAACGTTTCTCGCTCGAAGGCGCAGAAGCGGTGATCCCTGCCCTTGATTCTGTTATACAAAACGGATCGGAATTGGGTATCGAAGAGTTTATCATCGGCATGGCCCACCGCGGCAGGCTGAATGTGCTGACAAATATTATGGAAAAACCCTACAAAGAGGTCTTTTCGGAATTTGAAGGCAAAAATTTTGATGAAGAAACTCCATTCGGCGGCGACGTGAAATATCACCTCGGCTATTCAACGGATGTGGTAACACAGGGCGGCAAAAAAGTGCATTTAAGCCTTTGCCCCAACCCTTCACACCTGGAAGCAGTTGACCCGGTAGTGGAAGGATTAACGCGGTCAAAAATTGATTTCAAATACAAGGGCGATCATTCCAAAATAGCGCCGATATTAATACATGGCGATGCATCTGTTGCCGGCCAGGGTATAGTGTACGAGGTTTTACAGATGGAAAAACTGGATGGTTACCGCACCGGCGGAACGATCCACATTGTTATCAATAACCAGATTGGCTTTACTACCAATTACAAAGACGCAAGGTCAAGCACTTATTGTACCGATGTTGCAAAAACTGTTTTATCCCCGGTATTTCACGTAAACGGCGATGACGTTGAGGCCATGGCCTATGTGGTAAACCTGGCCATGGAATACAGGCAGGTATTTCACGAAGATGTATTTATCGACCTGTTATGCTACCGCAGGTATGGGCATAACGAGGCAGATGAGCCTAAATTTACCCAGCCGGTATTATACAAAGCGATAGAGGCACATCCTAATCCACTGGAGATCTATAAAAAACAATTGCAGGACGAAGGCAGCATTGATGCGAATTACGCGCCCGAGCTGGAAAAAAACTTCCGCGCCTTGCTGCAAAAAAATCTCGACGAGTCGAAATCTGAAGACCGGATCACCGAAACGGTGCAAATGTTTGAAGGGGTTTGGCAGGGGATGCATATAGCAAGCACCAGGGAGTTTTTTGCCCCTGTTGAAACTGCCGTACCTGAAGAAGAATTACTTGAAATAGGTAAAAAAATAACTACGCTGCCCGAAGGAAAGGAGTTTTTCAAAAAAATTGAAAAGCTTTTTGACGAGCGGAATAAAATGGTGACCAAAACCCATGTTTTTGACTGGGCAATGGGCGAACTCCTGGCTTATGGCTCCTTGTTAAAAGATGGCCACCCGGTTAGGATAAGCGGCGAAGATGTTAAACGCGGTACTTTTTCGCACCGCCATGCAGTTTTAACTTTAGTTGATTCGGAAGACGAATACACACCGCTGGATACCATTGGTGCAGAAGGCAAATTCAGCATTTTTAATTCATTATTATCTGAATATGGGGTTTTAGGATTTGAATATGGTTATGCCATGGCAAACCCTAACGCACTTACTATTTGGGAAGCACAGTTCGGCGACTTTTTTAACGGTGCGCAAATTATTGTTGACCAATACATTGCCAGCGCCGAAACCAAATGGCAGCGTGGTAACGGATTAGTTATGTTATTGCCTCACGGCTATGAAGGCCAGGGCCCGGAACACTCTTCCGCACGTGTGGAACGCTTTTTGGAGCTTTGTGCCGATAGCAATATCCAGGTAGCTAATTGCACCACACCGGCAAACCTGTTCCATATTTTAAGGCGGCAGATGCTGCGGGACTTCCGCAAACCATTGATCATATTTACGCCGAAGAGCCTGCTGCGCAGCCCTAAATGTGTATCGAAGCTTGAAGAATTTACCCATGGCAAATTTCACGAGCTCATTGATGATGAATATGCCGATGCTAAAAAGGTAAAACGTGTACTGCTTTGCACAGGTAAAATATATTACGACCTGCTTGAAAAACAACAGGCTGATAAACGCAAGGATGTAGCTATAGTTCGTATTGAGCAACTTTACCCTACGCCATTGGTACAGATATTAAAAGTAAAAGCTAAATACAACAAAGCGAATGAATTTATCTGGGTGCAGGAAGAGCCTGAAAACATGGGTGCCTGGCCATATATTTGCCGCAAATTCCATAACGATAAATTGATCAATCTGAATGTAATTTCGCGAAACGAGGGCAGCAGCACCGCTACCGGTTTTGCAAAACAGCATGCGGCACAGCAGCTGTTAATTGTTTCAAAAGCGTTTGAAGCCCCTCCGGGCAAACAGGTAAAAGCTGCCGTTAAAGAAACTGCTGCAAAAATGGCGACAGCAGGAGCAGATTAA
- the odhB gene encoding 2-oxoglutarate dehydrogenase complex dihydrolipoyllysine-residue succinyltransferase, translated as MSLTIKVPPVGESITEVTLASWKKKDGDEVKMDEVIAELESDKATFELTAEKAGILKIVAKEGDTLPIGAVVATIEDGGAAGSAVKESAPAAQPVIAATAPAPVPATNGAATATSGSLQVKVPTVGESITEVTLSRWIKKDGDTVAMDEPIAELESDKATFELTAEKAGILKTIAKEGDTLPIGAVVCTIEGAGAAKAAETAPSAAPVLNNSNPAYASGTPSPAAAKILAEKGVDAKALSGTGVGGRITKEDALLAEKVSENPQISKAAQSQIVEPAKPAAPAPKIEAAAPGSRTDRREKMSSLRKTVAKRLVAVKNETAMLTTFNEVDMAPIMELRAKYKDKFKEKHGVGLGFMSFFTKAVCEALKEWPAVGARIEGEEVVYSNFADISIAVSAPKGLVVPVIRNAESLSLAGIEKAVAALAVKARDNKLTLEEMTGGTFTITNGGVFGSMMSTPIINSPQSAILGMHNIIERPVAVNGQVVIRPMMYVALSYDHRIIDGRESVSFLVRVKQLLEDPTRLLLGV; from the coding sequence ATGAGTTTAACGATCAAAGTTCCGCCGGTTGGCGAATCTATTACCGAAGTAACCTTGGCCAGCTGGAAAAAGAAAGACGGCGATGAGGTTAAAATGGATGAAGTAATTGCCGAGTTGGAATCAGACAAGGCAACCTTTGAACTTACTGCCGAAAAAGCAGGTATTTTAAAAATTGTGGCGAAGGAAGGCGATACCCTGCCAATCGGCGCTGTGGTAGCTACCATTGAAGATGGCGGCGCTGCTGGTTCAGCTGTAAAAGAAAGTGCACCGGCCGCGCAGCCAGTTATAGCTGCGACTGCCCCCGCACCTGTTCCGGCAACTAATGGAGCTGCAACCGCTACCTCCGGTTCGTTGCAGGTGAAAGTGCCAACTGTAGGCGAATCCATTACCGAGGTAACGCTGTCGCGTTGGATAAAAAAGGACGGCGATACCGTTGCTATGGATGAGCCCATCGCCGAACTTGAATCAGATAAAGCAACTTTTGAACTAACTGCCGAAAAAGCAGGCATATTAAAAACAATTGCCAAAGAGGGCGATACTTTACCGATTGGCGCAGTAGTATGTACCATTGAAGGCGCTGGCGCTGCAAAAGCTGCAGAAACGGCACCATCAGCTGCTCCCGTACTAAATAACAGCAATCCAGCGTATGCTTCCGGAACACCGTCACCCGCAGCGGCTAAAATTTTAGCTGAAAAAGGCGTAGATGCCAAAGCACTAAGCGGAACCGGTGTTGGCGGCAGGATCACCAAAGAGGATGCCCTGCTTGCTGAAAAAGTATCCGAAAACCCGCAAATAAGTAAAGCGGCCCAAAGCCAAATCGTAGAACCGGCTAAACCTGCAGCACCTGCGCCCAAGATTGAAGCAGCAGCGCCCGGTTCAAGAACAGATCGCCGCGAAAAAATGTCTTCACTGCGCAAAACAGTGGCTAAACGTTTGGTTGCGGTTAAAAATGAGACTGCAATGCTCACCACTTTTAACGAAGTGGATATGGCGCCCATCATGGAACTGCGTGCTAAATACAAAGATAAATTCAAAGAAAAACATGGCGTTGGCCTTGGCTTTATGTCGTTCTTCACCAAAGCAGTTTGCGAAGCACTGAAAGAATGGCCTGCAGTTGGCGCCCGCATTGAAGGCGAAGAAGTAGTTTACAGTAATTTCGCTGATATTTCCATCGCTGTATCTGCGCCAAAGGGCTTGGTAGTTCCGGTGATCCGCAACGCCGAAAGCCTCAGCCTGGCCGGTATTGAAAAAGCCGTCGCAGCCCTGGCCGTAAAAGCCCGCGATAATAAATTAACCCTCGAAGAAATGACCGGCGGTACCTTCACCATCACCAATGGCGGTGTTTTTGGTTCGATGATGTCAACCCCTATCATTAATTCGCCGCAATCGGCTATATTGGGTATGCACAATATCATTGAGCGCCCTGTGGCTGTAAACGGGCAGGTAGTTATCCGCCCGATGATGTATGTAGCGTTATCTTATGATCACCGCATCATTGACGGCCGCGAATCGGTAAGCTTTTTGGTGAGGGTAAAACAATTGCTGGAAGATCCAACAAGATTGTTATTGGGGGTGTAG
- a CDS encoding serine hydrolase domain-containing protein yields the protein MMKIFYVCLFSLLNLSVQLTTAQIAKPLLTDNPLKNHLDSAIQKGAADYMKNEGAVGLLIGVCKDGRNFMYSYGESVKGTGQLPRYDQLFNLGSVAKTFVGTMLAEAVIEKKVKLTDDIRLYLPGEYPNLQYQGHPVRLVDIASHTSGMPGSARDFPASVMDSVKKLLLPGQLNFYLRYNQDSLLIDLHHFKIDTIPGTKYRYNGNAMEVLILLLERIYKQPYEVLVTHYLKTHLGMYDTRTRIPVAQLSRFIQGYDGAGNAITWCDLKAYPSGDINTNLFYPGGPSMNSTMNDMMKYLQAQLTEQDPAVKLSHQLVWGSNPKDFAIGLNWMYDLEDGVKDYYHTGHTGIGFNTICEFYPTEQIGFMIVVNDNISQDKVSQLENELHKAVK from the coding sequence ATGATGAAGATATTTTACGTCTGCCTTTTTTCATTACTAAATCTGTCAGTTCAGCTGACCACCGCGCAAATTGCAAAGCCATTGTTAACCGACAACCCTTTAAAAAACCACCTCGATTCGGCTATTCAAAAAGGTGCGGCTGATTACATGAAAAATGAAGGCGCAGTTGGGCTATTGATAGGCGTTTGTAAAGATGGTCGTAATTTTATGTATAGCTATGGCGAATCGGTAAAGGGTACGGGCCAGTTACCACGATACGACCAATTATTTAACCTGGGATCGGTTGCCAAAACTTTTGTGGGCACCATGCTTGCAGAGGCGGTAATTGAAAAAAAGGTAAAACTAACAGATGATATCCGGCTTTATCTGCCCGGTGAGTACCCCAACCTGCAATACCAGGGGCACCCGGTGCGCCTGGTTGATATAGCAAGCCATACCTCGGGCATGCCTGGTTCTGCAAGGGATTTCCCTGCTTCCGTTATGGATAGCGTTAAAAAGCTTCTACTACCCGGTCAGCTTAACTTTTATCTTCGTTATAACCAGGATTCACTGTTAATCGATCTGCATCATTTTAAAATTGATACCATTCCGGGTACCAAATACCGTTACAATGGCAATGCCATGGAGGTATTGATCCTGTTGTTGGAAAGAATCTATAAACAGCCGTATGAGGTACTGGTAACCCATTATCTTAAAACCCATCTCGGTATGTACGATACCCGCACCAGGATCCCGGTGGCACAACTTAGCCGGTTTATACAGGGATATGATGGCGCCGGGAACGCGATAACATGGTGCGATTTGAAAGCCTATCCCAGTGGAGACATCAATACCAACTTGTTTTACCCGGGAGGCCCCAGCATGAACTCGACCATGAACGATATGATGAAATATCTGCAGGCGCAGCTGACAGAGCAAGATCCTGCTGTTAAGCTAAGCCACCAGCTGGTTTGGGGCAGTAACCCTAAAGATTTTGCCATCGGTTTAAACTGGATGTACGATCTGGAGGATGGCGTTAAGGACTATTACCATACCGGCCACACCGGAATAGGTTTTAATACCATATGTGAGTTTTATCCCACCGAGCAAATTGGTTTTATGATTGTTGTTAACGATAATATCAGCCAGGATAAGGTATCTCAACTGGAAAATGAGCTGCACAAGGCAGTAAAATAA
- a CDS encoding carbohydrate kinase family protein, translating to MNTILCFGEILWDAFGDEKVAGGAPMNVARHLVQQGADVLFASRVGDDESGHGLVDFLKANGLYSDLIQVDTHLPTCEVTVQLDKHGHATYIIPQPVSWDNIQHDNNLDEAAKEASAIVYGSLACRDTTTRDTLLNLLNETTALKIFDVNLRPPHYTLSTIETLAAGANVIKMNEDEAALLIGGTPENLKEGILEFRSKYHAQTICVTRGGDGAIVWHDYEFYENPGCKVEVVDTVGAGDSFLAAFVNGLLKGQPMPQILETACKIGAFVAGKRGANPVYDESVLSL from the coding sequence ATGAATACTATTCTCTGCTTCGGCGAAATACTATGGGATGCTTTTGGCGACGAAAAAGTTGCCGGCGGCGCCCCCATGAATGTGGCAAGGCACCTGGTACAGCAGGGTGCAGATGTTTTATTTGCCAGTCGTGTTGGCGACGATGAATCGGGCCATGGCCTGGTTGATTTTTTAAAAGCCAATGGCCTTTACAGCGACCTGATCCAGGTAGATACCCACCTGCCTACCTGCGAAGTAACCGTGCAGCTGGATAAACACGGGCACGCTACCTATATCATCCCTCAACCGGTGTCCTGGGATAACATTCAGCATGATAACAACCTGGATGAAGCCGCAAAAGAAGCATCTGCTATTGTTTACGGCAGCCTGGCCTGCCGCGATACCACTACCCGCGATACTTTGCTGAACTTACTGAATGAAACCACCGCCCTAAAAATATTTGACGTTAACCTGCGCCCGCCGCATTATACTTTATCCACCATTGAAACACTGGCTGCCGGAGCCAATGTGATCAAAATGAATGAAGATGAAGCGGCATTGCTTATCGGTGGCACCCCCGAAAACCTGAAGGAAGGCATTTTAGAATTCCGCTCAAAATACCATGCCCAAACCATTTGCGTAACTCGTGGCGGAGATGGCGCCATTGTATGGCATGATTATGAGTTTTATGAAAACCCTGGCTGCAAGGTTGAAGTTGTAGATACCGTAGGCGCGGGCGACTCATTTTTGGCCGCATTTGTAAACGGATTGTTAAAAGGGCAGCCGATGCCGCAGATCCTGGAAACAGCTTGTAAGATCGGCGCTTTTGTGGCGGGGAAACGGGGAGCGAATCCGGTTTATGATGAAAGCGTATTATCACTTTAA
- a CDS encoding vWA domain-containing protein yields MRGFEFSKYKPSQIPKGGFEDLLKLFLELLNYTAGDAGEALAWMNELDKQYNITNNEYGMGDFIDDLKQKGYLTEDNEKGNFNITAKTEQSIRESALEEIFGKLKKSGKGNHRSPQSGQGDEKNAERREFEFGDSSDQINMTQSIHNAQVNHGIGDFMMTERDLEVEEMDYKTLTSTVLMIDISHSMILYGEDRITPAKKVAMALAELIRTKYPKDTLDIVVFGNDAWPITLKDLPYLQVGPYHTNTYAGLELATDLLRRRKTHNKQIFMITDGKPTCLKEGTKYYKNSIGLDRKVVNKTLNMAAQCKRLKIPITTFMIAKDPYLQQFVRKFTETNGGKAFYSSLNGLGEYIFEDYIRNRRKTVR; encoded by the coding sequence ATGCGTGGTTTTGAGTTCTCGAAGTATAAACCCAGCCAGATTCCGAAAGGCGGGTTTGAAGATTTACTGAAATTATTTTTGGAATTGCTAAACTACACCGCCGGCGATGCTGGCGAAGCTTTGGCCTGGATGAATGAGCTGGATAAGCAATACAACATTACCAATAACGAATACGGGATGGGTGATTTTATTGACGACCTGAAGCAAAAAGGCTACCTGACCGAAGACAACGAAAAAGGCAATTTTAATATCACCGCTAAAACCGAGCAAAGCATCCGCGAATCAGCGCTGGAAGAAATTTTCGGCAAGCTGAAAAAATCAGGCAAAGGCAATCACCGCTCCCCACAATCGGGTCAGGGCGATGAAAAGAATGCCGAACGCAGGGAGTTTGAGTTTGGCGACAGTTCCGACCAGATCAACATGACGCAATCCATCCATAACGCCCAGGTTAACCATGGCATCGGCGATTTTATGATGACCGAACGCGACCTGGAAGTGGAAGAAATGGACTACAAAACCCTTACTTCCACCGTACTGATGATCGATATTTCGCACTCCATGATCCTTTACGGTGAAGACAGGATCACCCCGGCCAAAAAAGTGGCCATGGCCCTTGCCGAGCTGATTCGCACCAAATACCCTAAAGACACGCTGGATATTGTTGTTTTTGGCAATGATGCCTGGCCCATTACTTTAAAAGATCTGCCCTATTTGCAGGTTGGCCCTTATCATACCAACACCTATGCCGGGCTCGAACTGGCTACTGATCTGTTGCGCAGGCGTAAAACCCATAACAAGCAGATCTTTATGATCACCGATGGCAAGCCCACCTGTTTAAAAGAAGGTACTAAATATTATAAAAACAGCATCGGGCTCGACCGTAAAGTGGTTAATAAAACCCTTAACATGGCGGCCCAGTGCAAAAGGTTAAAAATACCCATCACCACATTTATGATCGCCAAGGACCCCTACCTGCAACAGTTTGTTCGTAAATTTACAGAGACAAATGGCGGCAAAGCGTTTTATAGCTCACTGAATGGCCTGGGCGAATATATTTTTGAAGATTACATCCGGAACCGGAGGAAAACAGTAAGATAA
- a CDS encoding VOC family protein, whose product MNIDRINHLVLTVKDVEETCAFYRDILGMEIEIITARKRALKFGDQRFTLHQKGMRFSPEAHIPTPGAIDIGFKVKESVEQIKAELENKNIPIEGIVQRPGVNGKVTSIYFRDPDQNLIEVSSNI is encoded by the coding sequence ATGAATATCGACCGTATAAATCACCTGGTATTAACCGTAAAAGACGTTGAGGAAACCTGCGCATTCTACCGTGATATTTTAGGGATGGAGATCGAAATAATTACCGCCAGGAAAAGAGCCTTAAAATTCGGCGACCAACGATTTACCCTGCACCAAAAAGGTATGCGGTTTAGTCCGGAGGCACACATACCCACACCCGGGGCAATTGACATCGGCTTTAAAGTAAAAGAATCTGTCGAGCAGATCAAAGCAGAACTCGAAAACAAAAACATACCCATAGAGGGTATAGTGCAGCGGCCCGGCGTAAACGGGAAAGTAACTTCTATCTATTTTCGCGACCCCGATCAAAACCTGATCGAAGTGAGCAGTAATATATAA